Proteins from a single region of Gossypium arboreum isolate Shixiya-1 chromosome 1, ASM2569848v2, whole genome shotgun sequence:
- the LOC108482511 gene encoding GTP-binding protein YPTM2-like: MNAEYDYLFKLLLIGDSGVGKSCLLLRFADDSYLESYISTIGVDFKIRTVEQDGKTLKLQIWDTAGQERFRTITSSYYRGAHGIIIVYDVTDQASFNNVKQWLNEIDRYASGNVNKLLVGNKCDLTAKKVVSYETAKAFADDLGIPFMETSAKNATNVEQAFMAMAGDIKNRMASQPALNNARPPMVQIRGQPVNQKTGCCSS, translated from the exons ATGAATGCTGAATA TGACTATTTATTCAAGCTTTTGCTGATTGGAGACTCTGGAGTTGGCAAATCATGTCTTCTTCTGAGGTTTGCT GATGATTCATATCTGGAGAGTTATATAAGCACAATTGGCGTGGACTTT AAAATACGCACGGTGGAGCAAGATGGGAAAACTCTAAAACTTCAAATT TGGGATACTGCAGGGCAAGAACGGTTTCGAACAATCACTAGCAGCTACTACCGAGGGGCACATGGCATTATA ATAGTTTATGATGTTACCGACCAAGCGAGCTTCAACAATGTGAAGCAATGGTTGAATGAAATCGATCGCTATGCAAGTGGGAACGTGAACAAGCTTCTGGTGGGAAACAAGTGTGATCTTACTGCTAAAAAAGTGGTTTCTTATGAAACAGCCAAG GCCTTTGCAGATGACCTTGGCATTCCATTTATGGAGACTAGTGCAAAAAATGCCACTAATGTTGAGCAAGCTTTTATGGCCATGGCTGGTGATATTAAGAACAG GATGGCAAGTCAGCCGGCGTTAAACAATGCGAGGCCGCCAATGGTGCAGATACGAGGACAACCTGTTAACCAGAAGACTGGTTGCTGCTCTTCCTAG